One genomic segment of Hymenobacter psoromatis includes these proteins:
- a CDS encoding ribonuclease Z — MTFELQILGSGSATPMVGRHPTAQILAVGEGRYLIDCGEGTQLRLLEHRRRLSSLRVIFISHLHGDHYFGLFGLLSTLSLQGRQEPLLVVGPPGLEFVLTTQALHSQMQLSYSLTFVPVDTEAHAVVYEDALVRVSSLPMRHRIPCCGYLFEEQHRRAKLVKERLPPTLTPAELAQLAQGQDLPADPATGRPALAHADVSTPAAPPRRYAFCSDTLYTPSLAELIQGVDLLYHEATFLDDLRARATTTCHSTARQAGELARAAHVHRLLIGHFSSRYKQLDAHLQEAQAVFPWTELATEGLEVSV; from the coding sequence GCCGATGGTAGGCCGCCACCCCACGGCGCAAATTCTGGCGGTGGGCGAGGGCCGCTACCTCATCGACTGCGGCGAGGGCACGCAGCTACGGCTGCTGGAACACCGCCGCCGGCTCAGCTCACTGCGGGTTATTTTTATTTCGCATTTGCACGGCGACCATTACTTCGGGCTGTTTGGGCTGCTGAGCACGCTCAGCTTGCAGGGCCGGCAGGAGCCGCTGCTGGTGGTGGGCCCGCCCGGTCTGGAATTCGTGCTCACGACCCAGGCCCTGCACTCCCAGATGCAGCTGAGCTACTCGCTCACCTTCGTGCCGGTGGATACCGAGGCCCACGCCGTGGTGTATGAGGATGCGCTGGTGCGGGTATCGTCGCTGCCCATGCGCCACCGGATACCGTGCTGCGGCTACCTGTTTGAGGAGCAGCACCGCCGCGCCAAGCTGGTGAAGGAGCGCCTACCCCCCACCCTCACGCCCGCCGAGCTGGCGCAGCTGGCCCAAGGCCAGGACCTGCCCGCAGACCCCGCCACCGGCCGCCCGGCCCTGGCCCACGCCGACGTATCTACGCCCGCCGCGCCGCCGCGCCGCTATGCCTTTTGCTCCGACACGCTCTACACGCCGAGCCTGGCCGAGCTAATCCAGGGCGTGGACCTGCTCTACCACGAGGCTACCTTTTTGGACGACCTGCGCGCGCGCGCTACTACTACCTGCCATAGCACCGCCCGCCAGGCCGGCGAGCTGGCCCGCGCCGCCCATGTGCACCGCCTGCTCATCGGTCACTTCTCTTCGCGCTACAAGCAACTAGACGCGCATCTACAAGAGGCCCAAGCGGTTTTCCCGTGGACCGAGCTAGCCACCGAAGGGCTGGAAGTAAGCGTGTAG
- a CDS encoding queuosine precursor transporter, whose translation MPSHAHKKQQLYLVLSGIFLVNALLAEIIGVKIFSVEKTFGLSGNLTAGVLVWPVVFITTDIINEYFGRKGVLRITFLTVGLILYAFLVILGTTKLIPADFWLDLNKTDGQGRPFNIEFAYQSIFRQGLGIIIGSLVAFLIGQVLDASVFQAFRRVTGSKYIWLRATGSTLISQLVDSFVVLYVAFYLFGNWSMAQVISVAKFNYWYKFAAAIVLTPLLYLAHYVIDRYLGPEETAELQEEAFVDEGV comes from the coding sequence ATGCCCTCCCACGCTCACAAAAAACAGCAGCTTTACCTCGTACTCAGCGGCATTTTTCTAGTGAATGCGCTGCTAGCCGAGATTATTGGCGTCAAGATATTTTCGGTCGAAAAAACCTTCGGCCTCAGCGGCAACCTCACGGCGGGGGTGCTAGTGTGGCCAGTCGTGTTTATTACCACCGACATTATTAACGAGTACTTTGGGCGCAAGGGCGTGCTGCGCATCACCTTCCTCACGGTGGGGCTGATTTTGTATGCCTTTTTGGTTATTCTGGGTACTACGAAATTAATTCCGGCTGATTTCTGGCTCGATTTAAATAAGACCGACGGGCAGGGCCGGCCCTTTAATATTGAGTTTGCCTACCAGAGTATTTTTCGGCAGGGCCTGGGTATTATCATCGGCTCGCTGGTAGCGTTTCTAATCGGGCAGGTGCTGGATGCCAGCGTATTCCAGGCATTTCGGCGGGTCACGGGCAGCAAGTATATCTGGCTGCGGGCCACCGGCTCCACGCTCATCTCGCAGCTCGTAGATAGCTTCGTGGTGCTCTACGTGGCATTCTATTTGTTTGGTAATTGGTCAATGGCGCAGGTTATCAGTGTAGCTAAATTCAACTACTGGTATAAATTTGCCGCTGCCATCGTCCTTACCCCCCTACTTTACCTAGCGCATTACGTTATCGACCGGTATTTAGGCCCGGAAGAAACAGCGGAATTACAGGAAGAGGCTTTTGTGGATGAGGGAGTATAA
- the trpS gene encoding tryptophan--tRNA ligase: MSRILTGIQSTGRPHLGNLLGAILPAIELSKNPANDSLYFIADLHSLTTVRDPALLRANTYAVAAAWLACGFDTEKNLFYRQSDVPQVTELTWYLSCFTPYPMLANAHSFKDKSDKLSDVNAGLFVYPVLMAADILLYDAEVVPVGKDQVQHLEIARDIAQTFNGRYGDTLVPPQARVDAELMTIPGTDGQKMSKSYGNTIDVFAPEKELLKTVRSIISSSTLLEDPKDPDTDITFRLYSLLATPPETADLRQRYEAGGFGYGAAKQALYELILRRFATERERFNFYMNNLSELDAQLAIGARRAQEYGTGVLARVREKVGYGPR; this comes from the coding sequence ATGTCCCGCATTCTCACCGGCATCCAGAGCACCGGCCGGCCGCACCTAGGCAACCTGCTCGGGGCCATTCTTCCGGCCATCGAGCTGTCGAAAAACCCGGCCAACGACTCGCTGTATTTCATTGCCGATTTGCACTCGCTCACCACCGTGCGCGACCCGGCCCTGCTACGCGCCAACACCTACGCCGTGGCCGCCGCCTGGCTGGCCTGCGGCTTCGATACGGAGAAAAACTTGTTCTATCGGCAGTCCGACGTGCCGCAGGTGACGGAGCTGACGTGGTATTTGTCGTGCTTCACGCCCTACCCCATGCTGGCCAACGCGCACAGCTTCAAGGATAAGAGCGATAAGCTGTCGGACGTGAACGCCGGCCTTTTCGTTTACCCGGTGCTGATGGCGGCCGACATTCTGCTCTACGATGCCGAGGTGGTGCCGGTGGGCAAGGACCAGGTGCAGCACCTCGAAATTGCCCGCGACATCGCCCAGACCTTTAACGGCCGCTACGGCGATACGCTGGTGCCGCCCCAGGCCCGCGTGGATGCCGAATTAATGACTATCCCCGGCACCGACGGCCAGAAGATGAGCAAGAGCTACGGCAACACCATCGACGTATTCGCGCCCGAAAAAGAGCTACTGAAAACCGTGCGCAGCATCATTTCCAGCAGCACCCTGCTCGAAGACCCGAAGGACCCGGATACTGATATCACCTTTCGCCTATATTCGCTGCTCGCTACCCCCCCCGAAACGGCCGACCTGCGCCAGCGCTACGAGGCCGGCGGCTTCGGTTACGGCGCGGCCAAGCAGGCGCTGTACGAATTGATTCTACGGCGCTTCGCTACGGAGCGCGAGCGGTTTAATTTTTATATGAATAACCTATCCGAGCTGGATGCGCAGCTGGCCATCGGCGCACGGCGGGCACAGGAGTACGGAACCGGCGTGCTGGCGCGGGTGCGCGAGAAGGTGGGCTACGGGCCACGCTAG
- a CDS encoding S9 family peptidase, which yields MIQQIVRRAGVVALLLAGTTAVQAQVGPGTQWTKDGYGYLQARPDEIVQLDARRPGQAVTVLSKQQLTPTGQAEPLRVRRFALADDGQKVLLNTNTKKVWRYDTRGDYWVYDRGSKQLTQLGKGRPESSLMFAKFSPDGGKVAYVSEHNLYVENLADHAITPLTQDGTLHLINGTFDWVYEEELDCRDGFRWAPDGQSIAYWQLDATKTPNYLMLDTTEKLYPYTVAVEYPVVGEDPSRARIGVVPVGGGATKWMDIPGDAVQHYLPRMEWAGPQKIIVQQLNRRQNESQVLLVNTATGTATPVLSETDKSWIDAKDQAVGWNWIERGRKFVWASEKDGWRHLYAVDLAGHEKLLTPGNYDVISLESIDEKGGQLYFMASPTNATQTYLYQVPLKGGAAKRLTPAAQAGWHTYDISPNGKIALHSFSTARQIPVDDMVSLPDCQPLNAGVKQTPPPGWEQIKLPKTEFFQVKTVDGVTLDGWMVKPTNFDPAKKYPIVFYVYGEPASQTVTDRIGSGMNRLYQGNMADDGYVYVSLDNRGTPAPRGREWRKAIYHNIGALNIRDQAMGAKEVLKNSYIDTSRVAVWGWSGGGSCTLNLLFQYPEIYKTGISIAAVDNQLNYDNIYQERYMGLLPEDRHYFVDNSPLAHAKNLRGNLLIIHGTGDDNVHYNNCEQMINELVKNNKTFQLMSYPNRTHSLSEGEGTSRHLATTYTKFLKEHCPPGGR from the coding sequence ATGATACAACAGATAGTCCGCCGGGCAGGCGTGGTAGCGCTCCTGCTGGCGGGTACAACCGCGGTGCAGGCGCAGGTAGGCCCCGGCACCCAATGGACCAAAGACGGCTACGGCTACCTGCAAGCGCGGCCCGACGAAATAGTGCAGCTCGACGCCCGCCGCCCCGGCCAGGCCGTGACCGTACTCAGCAAGCAGCAGCTCACGCCCACCGGCCAGGCCGAACCGCTGCGCGTGCGCCGCTTCGCGCTCGCCGACGATGGCCAAAAAGTACTGCTCAACACCAACACCAAGAAAGTGTGGCGCTACGACACCCGCGGCGACTATTGGGTGTACGACCGTGGTAGTAAGCAGCTCACCCAGCTCGGCAAGGGCCGGCCGGAGTCGTCGCTGATGTTTGCCAAGTTCTCGCCCGATGGCGGCAAGGTGGCCTATGTGAGCGAGCACAACCTGTACGTGGAAAACCTGGCTGACCATGCCATTACGCCGCTCACCCAGGACGGCACGCTTCACCTCATCAACGGCACTTTCGACTGGGTGTACGAGGAAGAATTAGATTGCCGCGACGGCTTCCGGTGGGCTCCCGACGGGCAGAGCATCGCCTACTGGCAGCTCGACGCCACCAAGACGCCGAACTACTTGATGCTCGACACCACTGAGAAGCTCTACCCCTATACCGTGGCGGTGGAGTACCCGGTGGTGGGCGAAGACCCCAGCCGCGCCCGCATCGGCGTGGTGCCGGTGGGCGGCGGGGCCACGAAGTGGATGGATATACCCGGCGATGCCGTGCAACACTACCTGCCGCGCATGGAGTGGGCTGGCCCCCAGAAAATTATTGTGCAGCAACTCAACCGCCGCCAGAACGAGAGCCAGGTGTTGCTGGTGAATACCGCCACCGGCACGGCCACGCCGGTGCTGAGCGAGACGGATAAATCCTGGATTGACGCCAAGGACCAGGCCGTGGGCTGGAACTGGATTGAGAGGGGCCGCAAGTTTGTGTGGGCCAGTGAGAAGGACGGCTGGCGGCACCTCTACGCCGTGGACCTGGCCGGCCACGAAAAGCTGCTGACGCCCGGCAACTACGACGTTATCAGCCTGGAAAGCATCGATGAGAAAGGTGGCCAGCTCTATTTCATGGCTTCGCCTACCAACGCCACCCAGACCTACCTCTACCAAGTACCACTGAAAGGCGGCGCAGCCAAGCGCCTAACCCCTGCCGCCCAAGCGGGCTGGCACACTTACGATATCTCGCCCAACGGCAAAATTGCGCTACACTCATTCTCGACTGCCAGGCAGATACCTGTTGACGACATGGTGAGCCTGCCCGATTGCCAGCCTCTCAACGCTGGCGTCAAGCAAACTCCTCCTCCCGGCTGGGAGCAGATTAAGCTGCCTAAAACGGAGTTTTTTCAGGTTAAAACTGTGGACGGCGTGACTCTCGACGGCTGGATGGTAAAGCCCACCAATTTCGACCCTGCAAAGAAATACCCCATTGTATTTTACGTATATGGAGAGCCGGCCAGCCAGACCGTAACCGACCGCATCGGCAGTGGGATGAACCGCCTCTACCAAGGCAACATGGCCGATGATGGCTACGTGTACGTGAGCCTGGACAACCGCGGCACACCGGCCCCGCGCGGCCGCGAGTGGCGCAAGGCTATTTATCACAACATCGGCGCGCTCAACATCCGCGACCAGGCAATGGGCGCGAAGGAAGTACTGAAAAACAGCTACATCGATACCAGCCGGGTAGCCGTGTGGGGCTGGAGCGGTGGCGGCTCCTGTACCCTCAACTTACTGTTTCAATACCCGGAAATATACAAAACCGGCATCAGTATCGCGGCCGTGGACAACCAGCTCAACTACGACAATATCTACCAGGAGCGCTACATGGGCCTGCTACCCGAGGACCGGCACTATTTCGTGGATAACTCGCCGCTGGCCCACGCCAAAAATCTGCGCGGCAACCTGCTAATCATCCACGGCACCGGCGACGACAACGTGCACTACAACAACTGCGAGCAGATGATTAACGAGCTGGTGAAGAACAACAAAACCTTCCAGCTGATGAGCTACCCCAACCGCACCCACAGCCTCTCGGAGGGCGAGGGTACCAGCCGCCACCTGGCTACTACCTATACCAAATTCCTAAAAGAGCACTGCCCGCCTGGGGGGCGGTAG
- a CDS encoding nuclear transport factor 2 family protein — protein sequence MRYLFLLFAALLPALAQAQAPAVLYQQIAWADSSVFAAFNRCDSLAYKPFFAPDLEFYHDLGGLTTGRQLEMKSFREMCARGSHIRRELVKGTLEVHPLKGYGAVEIAVHRFYHTNKGQAEKLSGTYKFIHVWQRTATGWRITRVISYGHEDMKND from the coding sequence ATGCGTTACCTATTTCTACTGTTTGCCGCGCTGCTTCCCGCGCTGGCCCAGGCTCAGGCACCTGCCGTGCTCTACCAGCAAATTGCGTGGGCTGATAGCAGCGTATTTGCCGCTTTTAACCGCTGCGACAGCCTCGCTTATAAACCGTTTTTCGCGCCCGACCTGGAGTTTTACCACGACCTGGGTGGACTCACCACTGGCCGACAGTTAGAAATGAAAAGCTTTCGGGAGATGTGCGCCCGTGGTAGCCATATTCGGCGCGAGCTAGTGAAAGGTACGCTCGAAGTGCATCCGCTGAAAGGGTATGGAGCAGTTGAGATAGCTGTACACCGTTTTTACCACACCAACAAGGGCCAAGCCGAAAAGCTCAGCGGCACCTATAAGTTCATCCATGTGTGGCAACGTACCGCGACCGGCTGGCGCATCACCCGCGTCATTAGTTACGGGCACGAGGATATGAAGAATGACTAG